The window GCGCCTGCACCTCGTCGACGTCGAGGAGCTCCATGAGCCCGTTGCGGGCGTCCTCGACCGTGGCGCTGCGGCGGATGAGCGCGATGACCTCGTCGAGGTTCTCCAGCGCCCGCAGGTACCCGATGAGCAGGTGCTGCCGCTCCTGCGCCTGCCGCAGCCGGTACTGGGTGCGCCGGCGGATGACCTCGAGCTGGTGCTCGATCCAGTGGGTGATGAACCCGTCGAGGCTGAGGGTGCGGGGCACGCCGTCGACGAGGGCGAGCATGTTCGCGCTGAAGTTGTACTGCAGCTGCGTGTGCTTGTAGAGGTTGTTGAGCACGACCTTCGCGACGGCGTCGCGCTTGAGGACGATGACGAGCCGCTGGCCCGTGCGCCCCGAGGTCTCGTCGCGGATGTCAGCGACCCCGGACAGCCGGCCCTCGCGGACCATCTCCGCGATCTTCTCGGCGAGGTTGTCGGGGTTGACCTGGTACGGCAGCTCGGTGACGACGAGGCACGTGCGCCCCTGGAGCTCCTCGACGTCGACGACCGCGCGCATCGTGATGGACCCGCGACCGGTGCGGTACGCGTCCTCGATCCCGGCACGACCCATGATCGTCGCGGCGGTCGGGAAGTCCGGGCCCTGGACGCGCTCGATGAGACCGTCGAGCAGCTCGGCCCCGCGCAGCTCCGGGTTCTCGAGGGCGAACTGCACCGCGCTCGCGACCTCGCGGAGGTTGTGCGGCGGGATGTTCGTCGCCATGCCGACGGCGATGCCGGCGGAGCCGTTGACGAGGAGGTTGGGGAAGCGGCTCGGCAGGACCGACGGCTCCTGCGTGCGCCCGTCGTAGTTGTCGACGAAGTCGACGGTCTCCTCGCCGATGTCGCGGACGAGCTCCATCGCCAGCGGCGCCATTCGGCACTCGGTGTAGCGGTGGGCCGCGGCGCCGAGGTTGCCGGGGGAGCCGAAGTTCCCCTGACCGTCGACGAGCGGGTAGCGCATGACCCAGCGCTGGACGAGGCGGACGAGGGTGTCGTAGATCGCCCCGTCGCCGTGCGGGTGGTACTGCCCCATGACGTCGCCGAGGACGCGCGTGCACTTGGAGTACTGCCGGTCCGGGCGGTACCCGCCGTCGTACATCGCGTACAGCACGCGGCGGTGGACCGGCTTGAGCCCGTCGCGGACGTCCGGCAGAGCGCGCCCGACGATGACGCTCATCGCGTAGTCGAGGTACGACCGCTGCATCTGCTGCTGGATGTCGACCGGCTCGATGCGGTCGCCGGGCGGGGTGTCGACGATGTCGGTCACAGGTCTCCGTCGGGGCTCGTGTGCTCAGGTGCTCGGGTGATCGGGCCGGCCGCGCGGTGGGGCTGTCGCCGGGCCCTCAGATGTCGAGGAAGCGGACGTCCTTCGCGTTGCGCTGGATGAACGAGCGACGCGACTCGACGTCGTCGCCCATGAGGACGCTGAACATCGCGTCGGCCGCCGCGGCGTCGTCGAGCGTGACGCGCAGGAGGGTGCGCGACGCCGGGTCCATCGTCGTGTCCCACAGCTCGTCGAAGTTCATCTCGCCGAGGCCCTTGTAGCGCTGGATCGACTGCTCCTTCGGCAGCCGCTTGCCCGCCGCGAGCCCCGCCTGCGTGAGCGCCTCGCGCTCGCGGTCGGTGTAGGCGTACTCGTGGTCGGCGTTCGACCACTTGATCCGGTACAGCGGCGGCTGGGCGAGGAACACGTGACCGGCCTCGACGAGCCCGCGCATGTAGCGGAACAGCAGCGTGAGCAGCAGCGTCTGGATGTGCTGGCCGTCGACGTCGGCGTCGGCCATGAGCACGATCTTGTGGTACCGGAGCTTCGCGATGTCGAAGTCCTCGCCGATGCCCGTGCCGAGCGCCGTGATGAGCGACTGGATCGCCTCGCTGCCGAGGGCCCGGTCCAGGCGCGCCTTCTCGACGTTGAGGATCTTGCCGCGCAGCGGGAGGATCGCCTGCGTCTCGGGGTCGCGGCCGTCGACGGCGGAGCCGCCGGCGCTGTCGCCCTCGACGATGTAGATCTCGCAGCGCGCGGGGTCGCGGCTCGAGCAGTCGCGGAGCTTGCCGGGCATCGAGTTGGACTCGAGCAGGCCCTTGCGCCGGGTGGCCTCGCGCGCGCGACGGGCGGCGACGCGGGCGGCGGCGGCCTGCTGCGCCTTGCGGATGATGTCGCGGGCCTCGCGCGGGTGGGACTCGAACCACGCCCCGAGGGCGTCGCCCAGCACCTTCTGCACGTAGCTGCGGGCCTCGGTGTTGCCGAGCTTCGTCTTCGTCTGGCCCTCGAACTGCGGCTCGGACAGCTTGACGCTGATGACGGCGGTCAGCCCCTCGCGGATGTCGTCGCCCGTGAGCTGCTCGTCCTTCTTCAGCATGTTGTTGTCGCGCGCGTAGCGACCGACGAGCCCGGTGAGGGCGGCACGGAAGCCCTCCTCGTGGGTGCCGCCCTCGTGGGTGTTGATGGTGTTGGCGTACGTGTGGACGCTCTCGGAGTACGCAGTCGTCCACTGCATGGCGATCTCGACGCTCATGTGCCGCTCCGTGTCCTCCGCCTCGAAGCTGAGGATCTCGGCGTGGACGGCGTCGGAGCGCTTGCGGTCGTTGAGGTGGTGGACGTAGTCGACGAGCCCGCCGTCGTAGCGGTACGTGGTGCGGCGCTCGCCGGCGCCCGCGGCGGGCGCGCCGCTGCCGTCGAGGCCCTCCGCGCCCTCGGGCCGCTCGCCGGAGGCGGGCTCGGCGTCGTCGGCGGTGACGTGCTCGGGTCGCTCGTCGACGAGGGTGAGCGTGAGGCCCTTGTTGAGGAACGCCATCTGCTGGAAGCGGCTGCGGAGCGTCTCGGCGTCGAAGTCGACGGTCTCGAAGATGTCGGCGTTGGGCCAGAACGTCACCGTCGTGCCGGTCTCGTCCGTCGCCTCACCGGTCTCGAGCGGGCCGGTGGGGACGCCGCCGAGGAACGCCATCCGGTGGACGCGGCCGTCGCGGCGGACCTCGACCTCGAGCCGGGAGGACAGCGCGTTGACGACGCTGACGCCGACCCCGTGGAGGCCGCCGGACACCGCGTACCCGCCGCCGCCGAACTTGCCGCCGGCGTGGAGGACGGTGAGGACGACCTCGACGGCGGGCTTCCGCTCGACCGGGTGGAGGTCGACGGGGATGCCGCGGCCGTTGTCGACGACCCGGACGCCGCCGTCGTCGAGGAGCGTGACCTCGATGGTGTCGCACCAGCCGGCGAGCGCCTCGTCGACGGAGTTGTCGACGACCTCGTACACGAGGTGGTGCAGCCCGCGCGGGCCCGTCGAGCCGATGTACATGCCGGGGCGCTTGCGGACCGCCTCGAGACCCTCGAGGACGGTGATGTTCGACGCGTCGTACCCGCCGGCGGCCGGGGCGCCGGCCCCCGGCGCCGTCGCGGCCGTCTCGTCGTCGGGTCCGGGGGTGCTCGTCGTGGGGTCGGTGGGGGTGGTCCCGTCGCTCACGCGGCACAGCTCCTCGGGGTTCGTGGACAACCCTCGTAGTCTACCTGCTGCGGACCGTCACGACGGTCGTCCACAGCCTCGTGCCGCGCGTGGCGGCCTCTCACGGGCGCCAGGAGCGGCGCGACCCCCGTCCGTGTGGGTCCCCACGCCAGCGCGTCCCGGCGGGCCCTGCTCGGTCGCGACGCTCAGCCGTACGTGTCGCGGGCCCCTCGCCCGCGGACGGCGAACCGGCCGCGATGCCACGACGGCGCGTCAGGGGCGAGGACCTCGACGTGGTGGACGACATCGGGTCCGACGACCTCGGCCATGCGGCGCAGGACGTCGGGGACGAGCATCCGCAGCTGGGTGGCCCACGCGGTCGTCGCCGCGCGGACGGTGAGGACCCCGTCGCCGAAGCCGACGGGCACGCAGTGCCCGGCCACCTCCCCGCCGACCACCTCCCGCCACCGGCCCATGACGCCGCCGACCGCGACCGCGTCGGTCCAGCCGGCGGCCCCGACGAGGCCGGTGGCGACGTCGGCGAGGCGCGCGGGGTCGCGGGGGTCCGCGCGCGCCCCGGACAGGGTGACCTCCTCGCGGCGGCGGCGGCCCTGCCCGAACCGGGCGTGACCGCCGAGCCCGCCCGGCACCGCGGTCCCGCCGGCACCGAGGGCGCGGACGCCGCCCGCGGGGGCGTGGCCGCGTGCGCGGGCGGCGGCGAGGGCGCGCTGCCAC of the Aquipuribacter nitratireducens genome contains:
- the gyrB gene encoding DNA topoisomerase (ATP-hydrolyzing) subunit B; protein product: MSDGTTPTDPTTSTPGPDDETAATAPGAGAPAAGGYDASNITVLEGLEAVRKRPGMYIGSTGPRGLHHLVYEVVDNSVDEALAGWCDTIEVTLLDDGGVRVVDNGRGIPVDLHPVERKPAVEVVLTVLHAGGKFGGGGYAVSGGLHGVGVSVVNALSSRLEVEVRRDGRVHRMAFLGGVPTGPLETGEATDETGTTVTFWPNADIFETVDFDAETLRSRFQQMAFLNKGLTLTLVDERPEHVTADDAEPASGERPEGAEGLDGSGAPAAGAGERRTTYRYDGGLVDYVHHLNDRKRSDAVHAEILSFEAEDTERHMSVEIAMQWTTAYSESVHTYANTINTHEGGTHEEGFRAALTGLVGRYARDNNMLKKDEQLTGDDIREGLTAVISVKLSEPQFEGQTKTKLGNTEARSYVQKVLGDALGAWFESHPREARDIIRKAQQAAAARVAARRAREATRRKGLLESNSMPGKLRDCSSRDPARCEIYIVEGDSAGGSAVDGRDPETQAILPLRGKILNVEKARLDRALGSEAIQSLITALGTGIGEDFDIAKLRYHKIVLMADADVDGQHIQTLLLTLLFRYMRGLVEAGHVFLAQPPLYRIKWSNADHEYAYTDREREALTQAGLAAGKRLPKEQSIQRYKGLGEMNFDELWDTTMDPASRTLLRVTLDDAAAADAMFSVLMGDDVESRRSFIQRNAKDVRFLDI
- a CDS encoding DUF721 domain-containing protein, whose translation is MTGPSTEEDPGSADDEPDAFAVAWQRALAAARARGHAPAGGVRALGAGGTAVPGGLGGHARFGQGRRRREEVTLSGARADPRDPARLADVATGLVGAAGWTDAVAVGGVMGRWREVVGGEVAGHCVPVGFGDGVLTVRAATTAWATQLRMLVPDVLRRMAEVVGPDVVHHVEVLAPDAPSWHRGRFAVRGRGARDTYG